A segment of the Halanaerobiales bacterium genome:
CCATTTTGATTATTTAAAATTTCTGCTATTAAATGACCACCAATAACTAAACTCTCTTTATTTGCTAATCCTAGTGTATGACCAACCTCCAGGGCAGCAATAGAAGGTTTTAATCCTGCTGCTCCGACTATACTATTAATTACTAAATCAAGATTAGAAAGTGAAGCTATTTTTTCTAAATTTTCTTTACCTTGAAGAACTTCAGTAGAACTATTTTTAAGTTTATTATTTAATATTTTAGCAGATTTATTATCAATTACTACAGCATATTTAGGATTATATTTTTTTATCTGTTTTTCCAATAAATCAATATTACTGTATGCAGAAAGACTTAAAACATTCCATTTATCATCCAAATAATCTATTACTTCTAAGGTTTGTGTTCCAACAGAACCGGTTGATCCTAAAACGGAGATATTTTTCATTCATTTTTCACTCCTCAATAATATTTATTAAATCTGCTTGGATAAAAGCTTTTATTAATACTAATACTGCAGGTCCTACTATAAATCCTATTAATCCCATTATTCTAAAACCTGCATATAAAGCAATCATTGTCGATAATGGATAAATACCTAAACTTTTCCCTACTATTTTTCCTTCAGAACCAGATCTAATAGCAGCAAGAATAATATGTAATATAAATAAACTTATTCCTTTACCTATATGACCTATTATAATATTATATATTATTAAAGGATAAAACATCAAGGCAGGTCCTATAATAGGTATTAGATCAAGAATGGCAGCTGAAACAGCTATTATAAGAGAATACTGACTTCCAATAATCATCAGGCCTATCCAACTTATAACTCCTGTAATACTTATTAGTATTAATTGAGCTCTAATAAACCCTATAGCAGAATTTATTAATTCATTTCTAACCTTTTCAGCCTGTGGTTTCCATTTATCAGGAAATATATTCAAAAAATATTTGTTTAATTTTTCTTTATCTTTACTAATAAAAAATGTAGCAATAAAACTTAAAAATAAAATTGTAAAAAACATAGGAAGTTTACTAAGATATGATAATATAGTATTAATAAAACTTATTAAACCATTTTTGATATTTTCATATATCATTTCTAAATTAGAACTTAAAATATTTTTAATTGGCTCTGATAGTTTAAGTTCATTAATTAAATTTGTTAACTGATTATTTTCTTGAAAAAACCATTTAAAACGATCATTAAGAGAATTATAATCAGGTAGATTTTTAAGAGCCCTATTTAACTCAAGATAAGATTGGGAAATTCCAAATA
Coding sequences within it:
- the ytvI gene encoding sporulation integral membrane protein YtvI → MEDWIKKYLILFGILIISIFVFKYILIYLTPFILAIIFASLIDPIVNWLEKNTFLNRGFSVIIVLVLAIAIIVTFILFGISQSYLELNRALKNLPDYNSLNDRFKWFFQENNQLTNLINELKLSEPIKNILSSNLEMIYENIKNGLISFINTILSYLSKLPMFFTILFLSFIATFFISKDKEKLNKYFLNIFPDKWKPQAEKVRNELINSAIGFIRAQLILISITGVISWIGLMIIGSQYSLIIAVSAAILDLIPIIGPALMFYPLIIYNIIIGHIGKGISLFILHIILAAIRSGSEGKIVGKSLGIYPLSTMIALYAGFRIMGLIGFIVGPAVLVLIKAFIQADLINIIEE